From the genome of Salvia splendens isolate huo1 chromosome 7, SspV2, whole genome shotgun sequence:
GAAGGTAAGTGTGGGGCCTATATTAGCCTTCGAACAATCAAGAATGAATTTGTGATGTACATCATCTAACTTTCGATTAAGTGACATAAACTGCTGATGCGGAACCTCAACCATATAATGGTAATGGTTATGAACCTCGTTGAACTCCTGGATAATATAACCTGGAAGTCCTCTTTCGGAGAAGAACTTGAACGATATGCTCGCTTTACAACCACAACGCTTAGATAATCGTGTGCATTTCATAGAAAAACCAGAACGTGCATTCAATTGGTTATCGCCGTTTGTCTTCTTGCTGTCTTCCCTATTGCATATGTCATAATACCAAGTAGTAACACCTTCCGTCTTCCTTATTCTTTGTTTGCGCGTATCAAATCCAACAGCGTGAGCATACACATCGTAAAACGCGAAAGTGAAATCTAGTGATTGGAACTTTTGACCGACGATGAGTTTCAATTCTGGAGAACACTCGGGTACAACCAACACTGTAAAAAATCACAACAACAACGGCTCAGAAAAATATACATTACATAATACATATCGTACATTACTGAGTCAATAAAATACATTACACtgaaatatttgtacattatattTAACAGTTAAAACTACTCCATTGCCTAattgatatctaaaccctacaAGAATGACACAAACTCGTGAACTTTGGCGACGTTGTGTTACTTTctccatactacaccctagccccaaggatttctaaaccctaggggaataaattaaa
Proteins encoded in this window:
- the LOC121810665 gene encoding protein FAR1-RELATED SEQUENCE 5-like produces the protein MKEVLVVPECSPELKLIVGQKFQSLDFTFAFYDVYAHAVGFDTRKQRIRKTEGVTTWYYDICNREDSKKTNGDNQLNARSGFSMKCTRLSKRCGCKASISFKFFSERGLPGYIIQEFNEVHNHYHYMVEVPHQQFMSLNRKLDDVHHKFILDCSKANIGPTLTFKVLKEILGGFDLAGCNVEDIRNTSRDIKGYAHGFDVQMVLDDIAKKKELSEAFTYHYEVNASNQLVALFWCDGLMKRNCHMFGDIVAFDSTYNTNRSRFGDEIS